TGTCGCTCCATTCCCGGGGGACAGCCAGTCGCATCAGGTCCATTGATGCGTGGACGATGAAGAGCATCTGGTCGCAACCTTGAGGACAGGTCAGCGGTATTTCCGATAGAGGGTGACCTGTCTGTGGTCGGGCACCACGTCGAAGCGCGCCCGGAAGGCGTCAAGGGTGACGCTGCGGGCGGCCGGTTCGCCGTTGATCGTTTCAACGAGTATCCTGGCCAGCGGATTGAACTGTCGGGTCAGCAGATGCTCGAAGACTTCGAGGACGGCGACCAGATCCGGATCATCAAATGGAAGATGGAAGGTGATGTCGCGACCGAGTCGCTGCGAAGTCAGGACAAGCTCGCTCCCGCGAAAGACGAGATGGTTGCCCGGAACTCGTCGGGGGTAGTTCCCTTTCGTTCCCTCCAGCTCCAGTCCGCAGGGGGAGATCGGGTCGGTCGCGTTGAGCCAGAAGATGGCTGCGTCCGCTTGGCCGAGATTCTGCAGACGGCGGAAGCCGGCAGGGGTTGTGAATTGGGGGCCGGGCAGTTCCTGGAAGAAGTAGCCCGAGAGCAGTTCGCCGGACAACTCCATCAGGCGCAGGGTCCGGAAGAGGGAACGCCACTGGAAGGCCTCCGATTCCCGCAGGAGGATTTCCCGGAAGAGGAGCCCGTATCGGTCGAGGAGGAGGCGGACCCGGTCCTTGCGGATTTCCTCCTCATCGATGACGCTTTCGGCCTCCTCGATCTGCGGAAGCGGGCTCCATCGGCCGGCCAGAGGCAGTGCTCCCTGCATCCGCTTGAGCTGGGTCCGCCTGGAGTGGATCGGACGGGTGTGACGCGCCCGGCGGGCACCATCGGCGCCGACCTTGGGGAGCTTGAACTGGTTGAGAATCCCTTTTCGGAGAGCGGAATAGCCATCGTTGTGGATCTGCGAACTCCAGACATCGGCCCAGATCTGCCGGTTGAGGGCGGCGGCCCCCAGAGCGGTCGCTTCCTGGAGGGCGGCGAAGTCCAGTCCGTGAGGTTTTCCGCTGATGGTCGCTTCCAGTGAGGCCGGCTCGGAGGTTGTCGACGGGGTGGCTTGGGCCCTCAGGTCCATATCCTGATGGTAGGCGAAACAGATCTTTCGCTCGCCCTGGCCGAACCAGAGGAGTTCGCCCTCGGCCAGGATCGAGTCGAGAAAAGCCGGCTGGTAGCGCTGCATGCGTGCGGGAAGGATTTCCTCTTCCCAGGTTTCGACCGCGGCGGGAAGAAAGAGCAGACGATCCAGGCAGGCCGCCAATCCATCCAGGTCTTCACTGCGATCGAGCAGACCCTGCTGGCGGGCGAGGAAGACGGGCAGTTGGCTGAGGGCCAGCGGCTCAAACGGCGGGGTGGCCTGCGCGCGCCGCAGGCGAAGAAGAAACTCGTAGTTGGCGGAGTCGCAGAAAACGACATCCTCAGATCCTTCGATCAGGCACCCTTCGATCAGGAGATCTGCATCGATCAGCTCGGTCAGGGATGCTTCAAGGAGGGAATCAGAGAGACCCAGTGTCGTCCGGATTTCCTCGCGGGTGATCGGACCGAAAAAGGAAAGCCACTCACCCAGCCAGCGGGTGCGGAGTCCTTCCTGGCCATTGGCTGTGGTCGACCCCGGGGGAGCGATTGCCGGTTCATCCCCCTCACTCATGCCGACCAGCCGGAAGGGAATTCCACCATAGAATTCACCGAGCCGGGCTGCGTTCTCGGCGGCCACCCAGAGACATGCTCCGGCGCCTTCGGGGAGAACCCGAAAGACCTTCTGCTCAAGCGCGGTGTCTTCGAGAGCGGGCGCAGCGCAGCGCAGGGCTTTCCATTCGGAATCCGGCAGCAGGATCCGCTCCTTCAACCAGTCAACCAGCTCCATCCCGTCATCGGGACCGTAGCCGGGCACGAGGCGTTGGCGCTTGGCTTCAAATGCTTGAATGATGGCCTCCGGGATGGGTGGTCGGCTCTGAGGATCAAAGACCAGCTCCTTGAGCAATTCGGTGCTCAGGCTGGACTTGCGGTCACCCTTCGGGTTGTCCCGGGAATACATGTATTGATTGACCTGGCGCCAGGCCGCACTCTGACCGAAGGGCGAGGCCGAGGCGGTTCGCGTCTCGGAGCAGGTGATCGCCCCCGTCTCAAGCTCAACCAGAACCTGCCGGAGCGACCCCAGATCGAATTCGTCGCGGAAGCAGGTCCGCCAGGTTTCCAGGAGCACCGGAAAATCATCGAATCGGCGGATCGATTCCATCAACTTCTGCGAGCGCAAACGGGTCATCCAGAGCGGGACCCTTTGATTGGGTCGCGAACGGTTGATCAACATGGCACGGCCGGCGCACTCGCGGAACCGGGCGCCGAAGAAACCGGAATCTTCGAGTCTTCTGCGGATGAGCTCTTCCAGGCGGGACGAGGTGACGAGGGAGAGGATCTCCTCGGCCGTCACGTCGATCGGCACCATGACCGCGATGCAGTCGTTGTTGACGAAGATCTCGGGTCGGTGATGAAAGCGTTCCTCCCAGGCGGCATCGAGTGCCAGGGCAAAGGGACGGTTCAGTTTTCCCCCCCAGAGGGTGTGCAGGATGATCTGGTTCCCCTCCTTCGTCGCCGGACCGGTGGCCGTGTGTTCGACCAGAAGGTGATGGCGGTGCGGGAGCGGCTGGCGGGTGGTCTTCCGCTGCAGTCTCAGGGTCTCGATCAACTGATCGGCGGAGACGCCGTTCATGGAATGCTCCGTTTGTAGCCGCTCCCGGAAGGCAGGGCTTTCCAGTTCGGTCTCCGCCTCTTCGAGAAACCGGCCGATTGCATCGGAAAAGTGGAAATCACGGAAATTGTCCTCTGAGATCCAGAATGGGATGGAGGCGGCGTTGGGTGGAGCCGGCAGGACATAGACGTCGTTGTTGGTGATCCGGCGGATCTTCCAGGACTGGGCCCCGAGGGTGAAGACCTGGCCGACCCGCGCCTCCCAGACGAACTCCTCATCGAGTTCGCCCAGCCGGGAGTCGGTCTGGTCATGGCGGAGGTGGAAATAGCCGCGGTCCGGGATGACTCCGCCCGAAAAATAGAGGGCCTGGAGTGCGCCCTTGCGGGCCCGGATGGTCCCCTCCATCCGATCGATGGATACACGTGGGTTCAATTCGCGCAGACGGGTATCCGCATACCGCCCGGCCAGCATGTTGATCACGAGATCGAATTCCCGGCGGCTGAGGTCACGGTAGGGATAACTGGTCCGCAGGAAGGCGTGGAGCGAATCCATTTTCCACGGCTCCATTGCGACCATCGACAGGATGATCTGCGCCAGAACGTCGAGCGGCTTTTCGATCGGAACCCGCGGCTCGATGTCGCGGCGGGCGATCTGCCGGGCGAGCACCGCGGCTTCAAGGAAATCGCGGGCATGAGTGGGAAAGAGGGTGCCCCGGCTGGGCTGGCCCACCTGGTGACCGGCCCGGCCGATGCGCTGGATGGCCGAGGATATGGCCGGCGGGGACTGGACCAGCACGACCTCGTCGAGAGCCCCGATGTCGATGCCCATTTCCAGCGAATTGGTCGCGACAATGGCCCGGAGGTCGCCGGACTTCAGGCGTGATTCCACCTCTTCCCGGATCTCCCGGGAGAGGGAGCCGTGGTGGGCGTAGGCGAGTGGACTGGCCTGGCCGGAGTTGATCTTCAGGGCGAGCTTTTCGCAGAGCCGGCGGTTGTTGACGAAGAAAAGGGTGGAGCGATTCCGTTCGATGATTCCTTTGAATTCTTCGACCAGCGGCTCCCAGATCGAGTCGTCCGGCTCGTCACGCTCGGGAAGCTCGGGAAAGTAAACGGACAGCCGGTATTCCTTCCGAATGCCGGACTCGATGCAGACGACGGGACGGGGTAGGGTCTCGGTTCCCCGGCGGACAACCCCCCCGGCAAACGCGGCCACCGTCCCGAGAGGATTGATCGTGGCGGATAGGGCGATACGCTGGAATTCTCCGGACAGAGGCACCAGTCGGTCCACCGCGGTAATCAGGAAGGTGCCACGGCGATTGTCGAGGACGCCATGGATTTCGTCCAAAATGACGGTCTTGAGATCGGTCAGCAGATTTCGTCCGCCCAGAGACGAGAGCATCAGGTTCAGGCTCTCCGGGGTGGTGATGAGGATTTCGGGTGGATGCCGAAGCATGCTGCGGCGCTCCGACTGGCTGGTGTCGCCGCTCCGGGTCTGGACCCGGATTTTGGGAAAAGGTCTTCCGGACCCCTCAAAGACTTCACGGATGGCGGCCAGCGGGGCGATCAGATTGCGCTGGATGTCATTGTTCAGGGCCTTGAGCGGCGAGATGTAGAGCACCCGCGTCGTGCCCGTCTCCCACGACCCTGAAACAAACTGATTCAGGGCCCAGAGAAAAGCCGTCAGCGTCTTGCCGCTTCCGGTCGGTGCAGTCACCAGAACATGCTCACCCCGGGCGATGACCGGCCAAGCCTGTTCCTGGACGTCGGTCGGTCGACCCACCTGCTCCTCAAACCACTTTCTGATCAGTGGATGAAAGAGATCTATAGACTCCCTGGGCCCCGTCATGATGACAGGAAAACCGGACTCCTCCTTCCCGGCAAGACAACCCCACAGGGGGGGGCCGTGACACCTCATGGGGCCCCGGCCAATTTGTAACATAATACGTTACAAATCCCGATTCCCCGGGAAGGAACGACCGTTTTGGGCAGGGCGGATTTGTAACGTATTATGTTACAAATTGGCTGTTTCACCTCGGTCGAGGGATGCGACGGGGAGACGGGGCGATTGGGGAGACGCGGCGGGACGGGGTGGGGTGGTCAGTAGATGAGGGAGCGGAAATCCTGGATCCGGTGAAAGGTGATCAGGTTGGTGTCGTGGGCGTTGCGGGCCTTGCGGTCGCCGGATCGGGAGAGCACGACGAGGTCGTCACCGTCGATGGCCATCGAGGCGTAGTGCCGGGCGCAATTGGCGGTCTCACCGATTGCAACCATCCCGGCAAAGACCCAATCCACCAGATTGGTGGAGAAGTGGAGTTGGAGGCGCGAGCGCTGGTTGTCGGCCAGTCCGTAGCGGTCGGACGGCAGGGTCTCGAGTCGGCGCATGCTGTCGGTGGCCTGTGAACTGAGCAGCCAATAGGTTGCCGTCGTCCCGTCGTGGAGAAGGTGGAACTTCATCTGGCCGCCGGGAGTTGGCAGGTAGCAAAGCCTGACACCCGAGGGTGCGGCCTCAAACCCGAAGGTCATGGCGCCTTCGCCGGGATTGGGACCGGCTTCTCGGACGCGTGCAACGAGGGCGTAATTGGTCAATCCGGTATGGGCCCGCATCCAGAGGTGGAAGGTGCGTCCGGTTGGATCGTACCAGACATGATTCCGGTCAAGGATCTGGACGATGTTCGTCTCCAGCCATCCGATCGGTGCTGCTCCGCGTTTGCCATCGGGGGTCATCCAGATCGCGGGAAAACGGCTCGGATAGAACGGTATGCCGAAGCCGTCGAATCCGGTGTCGTCGATGACCTCGTGAAAGGCCGGGGCGTCTGCCAGGGTCCATGCTTCGGGCAGGGTGAGGTCTTCGTCTGCTTTCGCCCGCATGACGACGGGCTGAAGCTCGCTGGGATACCACCCGTTGACCCGGTCTGTCTTGCGACGTTCCATTACCAGGTAAACGCATCCGTGGGCATGCCAGACATTGGCGGGGGCCTGATGCCAGAATTCGCCGTCGGTCAGCAGGTGCGCCCCGCTCCAGGAGATGCCGTTGTCGTTTGATCGGGCGATTTTCAGATCGCCCCGGTGACCGAGGACATAGAGCCGTCCACCCGCGGCAAGGGGCCGTCCATGGTAGAGATCGAGGTCGGCCCGGTGGGTCCAGGATTGGCCGCCGTCATCCGAAGTCATGACCTGGCAGACCAGACCTTCGTGGGCCGGTTTGGGTGATCCGTCGGGATTCGGTTTTTCATTCTGGCGGAGGCTTCCGACGTCCATTGTCGCGACGATGCGGCCGTTTGGGCACCGCCAGATTCCGGGACTGTAGGCGCAGATGTTCTCCGGATCCCCGGACTGGAAGAGGACCCGGTGGTCCTGGGCGAGTGGTTTCATGTGAGCCGGAGGATGATGTCGCCGTCGTCGAGCAGGCCGGATTCTTTGAAGCCGGATTGCGCATACATACGGGCGGCGACCTGGTTGTCTGGCTTGTGCATGGTCAGGATGACTCTGGCGCCGAGTGCCCGCATCTCGGCGATGGCGAGTTTGAGGGCGACGGTTCCATACCCTTTCCCCTGATGTTGGCGGTCGATCATGAATCGGAACAGCCAATAGGTTTCCGGATCCTCGGGATCGTTTTCAGGGCAGAAGGCGAGGAATCCGACGGGCCGTCCGGCTGCGCAGATGGCTCGCAAGTGGTAATGGGGCTCAAACCTAGACTCGGCGATCGTGTCGACATTGGAAGCCACGAAGGAGGCCTGCTCCGGGTGGAGCGACAGGCGGACGCAATCGACCCAGTTGTCCCGGGTGACCTCACGGAGGGAGATCTCGGCCCCGTTCATCGGGCTAGCCACGCGAATCCGGGGGACTCCTCATGCCGGTGGTTCGGTCAAACGACGAAGGAGCAGCAGTAGTCGGTGAGTTGCCGGATCTTGAGGTTGAATTTCGACTGGCCGGGAACGTCAAAGGTATCGCCCGTCTGAAAAGTCTTCCACCCGTCTGCTCCAGGCAGAAGCACGTCCAGATTGCCCGAGATGATCTCGATGACCTCCTTCTCGTTCGTATTGAATTCGTATTCTCCCGGGAGCATGATCCCCAGCGTCTTCTTCGAGCCATCGGGAAAGATCACCGAGCGGCTGGTGACCTTTCCGTCGAAATAGACGTTCGCTTTCCTGACCACGGAGACATTGTTGAATTCTGTCATACGCACTCATTCCTAATCGGGATCGGGCTCCGGGGTCCAGTCCGTTCGACGGCGAAAGGAGGGTGGCGGGTGCGGCCGGCCCTTCCGGGTGTTCCGCGCGTCACTCGAAGGTGATTTCTCTGGACCTCAGGAACTCGCGGGCGCTCTCCAGCAGGAAACCCTCCTCGAAGTGGAACCAGGCCTTCCGCTCATCCGGGAAGTCGTGCAGGGCCTGCTTGAAGGAGGCGAAGGGTCTGGGACCATTGACGGCCCGGGCGAGACTTCGACGGGCTTCGCCCTCAGGAAGCGTTTCGATATAATCCTCCATGATGACGAACTCGTCCCGCGAATCGAGCGGGTCGATGGTGAGGAAGCGGTCCGGCTCGCTTTCCACCAGGTCGATCGCTTCCTGTTGGGTGTCACCCGGGTCCTGAGGGATGGCAAAAACATCCCCGTTTGTCCTGTCCAGATACCACATTTTCCCGGAGCGGTCATCCAGGGCTTGAGCCACAAGCCCGACATCGACTTTCATGGCATCACCATAGCGGAAAGACGGCGGTTGTGAAGTCAAAGCAGCCCTCAGGTGAGGCTTTCCGAAGGCACGGGCCTTGACTTGCTCTGCCTGGAGAAATCATTTGTGTGAACGCCTGATGGATGGGATTCTATCGCGGTCAAGGTGGGAGAAAATCGATCCCGTCCCGTTGCGATATGGGAATTCACCACTATCTAGGTGAAATCCAAGAATAATGGACCCGATAATCAGAGCTTCTTTCCTTCTTCTTTTCCCTGCCCTGGCCTCGATGGCGTGCGCCCAGGTTCGGATCGGCACGGGCACAGTTGACACGCTTTACAAGGCCAATTGTGCGACCTGTCACGGGCAGAATCTGGAGGGCGGCCAGGGCTCTTCGCTCGTCGATGCGTATTGGACGCACGGTGATTCGGATGAGGCGATCGCGCAGTCGATTGCGGAAGGTTTTCCGGACATGGGCATGATCCCGTGGAAGAATGCGCTGACGGAGGAACAGATCCGGTCACTCGTCATCTACATCCGTGAACAGGGCCAATTGGCCCAAGCGGGGCGGACAAAGGCGCGGGTCGAGCCGCTCGGCGGAGTTTTCGCCTCGGACCTCCATCACTTCACCCTCGAGAAGATCGTCGAGATCGACGACATCCTCTGGTCGATGGCCTTCATGCCGGACGGCGCGATTCTCCTGGCCGAGCGCGATGGCCCCCTCTGGCGCTACGCGGATGGTGTGAAGCACCGGGTTGAGGAAACGCCTGCAGTCTGGCAGCACGGACAGGGCGGATTGATGGAGGTCGCGCTTCACCCGGATTATACTCAGAACGGCTGGATCTATCTCGGTTTCAGCGAGAATACCGGTGCGATGGACGACGGCAAGGAGGCCGGGATGACCGCGGTGGTCCGGGGACGGATCAAAGATGACAGATGGGTGGATCAGGAAGAGATTTTTCGTGTGCCCGAGGAATTCCACATCGCTTCCGGCGTTCACTTCGGCACCCGTTTTGTCTTCAGGGATGGTTATCTCTTTTTCTCGATCGGCGAACGGGGTCGGCAGGAAATGGCCCAGGATCTCACACGACCCAATGGCAAAATCCATCGCATTCACGACGATGGCCGGATTCCTTCGGACAATCCGTTCGTGAATGAGCCGGGCGCCTTCAAGAGCATCTGGAGTTACGGGCACCGCAACCCCCAGGGCCTCGACCTGGATCCGCGGACGGGCGAGCTCTGGGAAACGGAGCATGGTCCCCGTGGTGGGGATGAGACCAATTTGATCCGGCCCGGTCTGAACTACGGGTGGCCGGTCATCACCTACGGGATGAATTACGACGGTACTCCGATAACCGACCTGACGGCGAAGAAAGGGATGGAACAGCCCATGCACCATTGGACCCCGTCGATTGCCGTCTGCGGGATCGATTTTTATGAGGGCGATCTCTTTCCACGCTGGAAGAACAACCTGCTGGTTACCGGTCTCGCGTCCGAAGAACTGCATCGCCTGGTCATCGAGGACAACAAGGTGGTGAAGGACGAGGTCATCCTGAAGGGCCAGGGACGGGTGCGCGATGTCCTGAGCGGGCCGGACGGACACATCTACCTGGCGCTGAATTCGCGGGGACCCAACCGTGGCGGGCTCTTCCGGTTGAATCCTGTAGCCGAATCAAACAACTGGCGGAGCCTGTTTGACGGAGAGACCCTCGACGGCTGGACGGTCCGGGACGGGACCTCAACCGTGTTGGTCGATGATGGCATGATGGTTGCGGTGCATCAGGGGACAACCGGGCACACCTACCTGGTCACGGAGGAACGCTTCTCCGACTTCATTCTCGAACTCGACGTCAAGGTGATCGGGGATCTAAATTCCGGAATCCTTCTTCGAGGGATCGCGGATCCGGCCGTCAAGGGGGGCAAGGTACACGGCTACCAGATGGAGATTGATCAATCGCCGCGGCAATGGACCGGAGGCATTTTTGAGGAGATGGGCCGGGGGTGGCTCTACTCGCTCGACGGCCGGGACGAGGCAAGGGCCGCCTACCGGCCGTCAGCCTGGAACCACTACCGGATCGAGGCGATCGGCGACATTCTCCGCATCTGGGTCAACGGAGTTCCGACGCTCAACCTGAAGGACGACCGGACAGCTGAAGGGGTGATCGGTTTCCAGATCCACAACCTGCCCAAGGAGGGCGGCGGCGGGGCGGTCTTCATCCGCAATGTCCGGATCCTGACCGAGAATCCAGTCAATCAATACCGGGCGATCGGGATTCCGGTGGAGACAGCGCAGGTGGATGCGGTGAACTGATTCCGGCCGTCACGGGCGACGGTTGGTGAGTCCGGAGGGCCGGACCTTTGGGGGAGCGGATCGTCTCCCGGTTCAGGAGTGTTCCTGTTGCCTCGAGATGGCTGAATTGACCATGATGAGTTCCCCGAGGTTTTCCGGGGTGATCAGGCCGACCAACTGGCCGGAGGAGTCGAGAACGGGCAGGGCCGGGCAATTGCAGGCATTCATGGTCTGAAAGGCTTTTTCGAATGAATCGTGGAGATGCACGGTCGGGATGTCCCGGTGCATGTGGGTCACGACGAGTTCGTTGGGTCCCCCCTGCTTGAGTCCGTTGATCATGTCTTCCCGGGTGAGGATACCCGCCACCGAACCATCGCCGGCGACGACCGGGAATTCGTGCTGGGTGCCGCTGAGGAGCAGGTCCACCGCGTCCTGCAGGACGGCACCACGGGTGAGTTTCTCAAACCGCTTGACCATGACGTCCGAAACGGAGAGCCCCCGGGTCATCGCCTGCATCCGGGTCATGGTGGCTTCCTGGGCGGCGCCAAAATAGACAAAGACGGCGATCAGTACCAGGATGAAGTTGTAGTTGAACAGGCCGACGATACCGAGAAAGACGGCGAAGGCCTGGCCGACCGAGGCGGCGATTTGGGTCGCCCGTGCCCGGTCCATGCGAAAACTGAGGATGGCGCGCAACATCCGGCCGCCGTCCATCGGGAAGGCGGGCAGCAGGTTGAAGGCGACCAGAATCAGGTTCACGGCGAGGAGGGCATCGAGGAGGGCGATGCCGGTCGCCTGTTCGGGGGTGACGGATGCGACGCTGCCGATTCGGGCACCGAAGGCGAAGAGGATCAGGGCGATGACCACGTTGACGGCGGGCCCGGCTGCCGCGACGACCAGTTCCTGACCGGGGCGCTCGGGCATCCGTTCCAGTCGGGCGAGGCCGCCGATCGGGAGCAGGGTGATATCCGGGGTCCTGATCCCGTAGCGTCGGGCGGCGAAGGCATGCCCGAATTCGTGCAGAAGCACGCAGGCAAAGAGTATGAGTATGAAGATGACACCGGCGAGGGCGGCGACGGGTCCGGCATGCCGATAGGAGGCGAAGCCATAGAAGGCGAGGAGGATGAGGAAGGTCGCGTGGACCCTGACTTCAATCCCGGAGACGGTGGCGATGCGGAATGACCATTTCATGAATGAGCGCAAGTCTCGGTCTGAATCGCTCCGGGGTCAATCGGTCAGAAACGGGAGGCCGCATTCTGTCTCGGTGAGGCGGACCGATTCTCTGGATTGGATCCGGCGTTTTCCGCTCAATCGCGCCTGGAGTGCAGTCGCTTCACCACAGGCGCCGGGTCCGCTTCTCGCGATCCATCCCATCTTTTTTCCCGAAGCATTGCGCGTTTCGGACCCGAAAAAACGTATTTGGGGATAGAGGAAGGCGTTGCGTGGCCCTTCTGCGCGTGACGGTCCGGTAGTTCACCAGAAACGGGAATGATTATTTATGGGCAAGGAGGAAATTCATGTCACGGATACCAACATACGGGGCGGCCCTGCTGGGGCTGTGCCTGTCCGCGGCTTCGGCAGTGCGGACATTCGGGGACGGAGGCGAACTCTGGGGAATGGGCGACAACTCGGGGGGCCAACTGGGTCTGGCCGTTGATTCGAGCACGGTCCCCGTCCTGATCGACACCGAGGTGACCGCGGTGGCGGCGAGCCTCCATCACACACTCTATATCACCGATGACGGCTGTCTATGGGGAATGGGGCGCAATACCTATGGCCAGCTGGGAACTGGGGACACGGACGGCCGCACCGAGCCCGCCTTCATTGATGATGGCGTCCGGGACGTGCTCACCTCCTGGTATCACACTTTCTACATCAAATATGACGGCACGTTATGGGGAATGGGCCGGAACCAGGTCGGCCAGCTTGGTCTGGGTGATGTGAAGGATCGTCCGGCCCCCGTGATGATCAAGACCGATGTGATTCAGGCCGTCCCCAGCTATGGTCACAGTCTGTTGATCCAGTCCGACGGATCGCTTTGGGGAATGGGGCCGGGCCGATACGGTCGCCTGGGGACGGGCAATGAGTCGGATCACTTTACCCCGTATCGAATCTGTGGTGACGTCATGGCGGCGGCGGCCGGCTCCTTACATTCGCTTATCCTGAAGGCCGATGGGAATCTCTACGGGATGGGGAAGAGCATACCGGGTGCTCTCGGTCATGGGGACAGCCTGAGCCATCTCTCGCCGGACTGGATCGCCTCCGGGGTCAGGGATCTGGATGGATCGATGAATTCGACCTACTTCATCAGGACCGATGCCACCCTTTGGGGAATGGGCGCAAATAGCTACGGACAATTGGGGACTGGAGACGAGGTAAAGCGGGTGCGGCCAATCCTGATTGAAAGTGGGGTGAAATCGGTCGTGGCGGGTGACTACCATGCGCTCTTTATCAGGGACGACGACACGCTTTGGGGGATGGGCGGGAATTCCGCCGGTCAGTTGGGGGTCGGGGACGAGACCGATCGAGCAATTCCCGTTGAGGTAGCCGTGGACGTCCATACCGCCGCCGTCGGAGCATCGCACAGCCTGTTTATCGTGGGCTGGCGGGCGCCGGTTCCCGAGATCCTGCAACCCCCGCAGAGCGTGACGGTTGCTCCGGGTGGCTCGGCCTGTTTTGAAGTCGTGACAACGCGAAAACCGGGTGAGCACTACATCTGGAAAAAGGACGGTGAGACGATTGGAGAGGATCGTGCGGTCCTGAATCTGGTCGATGTGGGTCCGGCGGATGCCGGCTTCTACTGTGTCTGTGTTCGGACGGAAGGCGGCGAAGTCACCTGTCGGACGGTGATGCTGGGTATCAGCGAAACGCTCAATGACGGGGTTCATCTGGAGAATATGTCATCGCGCGGGCTGGTGGAGCCCGGCGGTCGGATGCTCATCCTCGGGTTTGTGATTGGCGGGGAAGTTCCTCGTCGGGTGCTGGTCCGGGCGATCGGTCCCGGGCTGACCGGCTTCGGGGTTGAGGGGGTCCTTGAGAATCCGGCACTCAGGATCATGAAGAGCGTCGATGGGGCACCTGTCTGGGTCGCCTCAAATGATGATTGGGTGGACAGTGCAGAATTGGCCGCGGCCAGCCGGGAGGTGGGGGCGTTCGCTCTGCCGGAGGGCAGTTGCGATGCGGCGATCCTGACCTGGCTCGAACCGGGTGCCTATACGGCCCAGGTATTCGGAGCGGATGGAGAGACGGGCGTGGCCTTGGCGGAAGTCTACGAGGTGAGACCGACCAATCCCGGCGGGCTGACTCAATCAGATTGAGATCGATACTGTGGGGGAGATCACTTGAGGGGTGCCTCACTCTGATTGCGGTGGACGAGTGGGAAAGTCACCGCAGACCCGCAGTGTCCGAGGCCGA
This genomic window from Opitutaceae bacterium contains:
- a CDS encoding sialidase family protein, producing MKPLAQDHRVLFQSGDPENICAYSPGIWRCPNGRIVATMDVGSLRQNEKPNPDGSPKPAHEGLVCQVMTSDDGGQSWTHRADLDLYHGRPLAAGGRLYVLGHRGDLKIARSNDNGISWSGAHLLTDGEFWHQAPANVWHAHGCVYLVMERRKTDRVNGWYPSELQPVVMRAKADEDLTLPEAWTLADAPAFHEVIDDTGFDGFGIPFYPSRFPAIWMTPDGKRGAAPIGWLETNIVQILDRNHVWYDPTGRTFHLWMRAHTGLTNYALVARVREAGPNPGEGAMTFGFEAAPSGVRLCYLPTPGGQMKFHLLHDGTTATYWLLSSQATDSMRRLETLPSDRYGLADNQRSRLQLHFSTNLVDWVFAGMVAIGETANCARHYASMAIDGDDLVVLSRSGDRKARNAHDTNLITFHRIQDFRSLIY
- a CDS encoding pyrimidine/purine nucleoside phosphorylase, yielding MTEFNNVSVVRKANVYFDGKVTSRSVIFPDGSKKTLGIMLPGEYEFNTNEKEVIEIISGNLDVLLPGADGWKTFQTGDTFDVPGQSKFNLKIRQLTDYCCSFVV
- a CDS encoding GNAT family N-acetyltransferase, with protein sequence MNGAEISLREVTRDNWVDCVRLSLHPEQASFVASNVDTIAESRFEPHYHLRAICAAGRPVGFLAFCPENDPEDPETYWLFRFMIDRQHQGKGYGTVALKLAIAEMRALGARVILTMHKPDNQVAARMYAQSGFKESGLLDDGDIILRLT
- a CDS encoding UPF0158 family protein; translation: MKVDVGLVAQALDDRSGKMWYLDRTNGDVFAIPQDPGDTQQEAIDLVESEPDRFLTIDPLDSRDEFVIMEDYIETLPEGEARRSLARAVNGPRPFASFKQALHDFPDERKAWFHFEEGFLLESAREFLRSREITFE
- a CDS encoding DEAD/DEAH box helicase encodes the protein MTGPRESIDLFHPLIRKWFEEQVGRPTDVQEQAWPVIARGEHVLVTAPTGSGKTLTAFLWALNQFVSGSWETGTTRVLYISPLKALNNDIQRNLIAPLAAIREVFEGSGRPFPKIRVQTRSGDTSQSERRSMLRHPPEILITTPESLNLMLSSLGGRNLLTDLKTVILDEIHGVLDNRRGTFLITAVDRLVPLSGEFQRIALSATINPLGTVAAFAGGVVRRGTETLPRPVVCIESGIRKEYRLSVYFPELPERDEPDDSIWEPLVEEFKGIIERNRSTLFFVNNRRLCEKLALKINSGQASPLAYAHHGSLSREIREEVESRLKSGDLRAIVATNSLEMGIDIGALDEVVLVQSPPAISSAIQRIGRAGHQVGQPSRGTLFPTHARDFLEAAVLARQIARRDIEPRVPIEKPLDVLAQIILSMVAMEPWKMDSLHAFLRTSYPYRDLSRREFDLVINMLAGRYADTRLRELNPRVSIDRMEGTIRARKGALQALYFSGGVIPDRGYFHLRHDQTDSRLGELDEEFVWEARVGQVFTLGAQSWKIRRITNNDVYVLPAPPNAASIPFWISEDNFRDFHFSDAIGRFLEEAETELESPAFRERLQTEHSMNGVSADQLIETLRLQRKTTRQPLPHRHHLLVEHTATGPATKEGNQIILHTLWGGKLNRPFALALDAAWEERFHHRPEIFVNNDCIAVMVPIDVTAEEILSLVTSSRLEELIRRRLEDSGFFGARFRECAGRAMLINRSRPNQRVPLWMTRLRSQKLMESIRRFDDFPVLLETWRTCFRDEFDLGSLRQVLVELETGAITCSETRTASASPFGQSAAWRQVNQYMYSRDNPKGDRKSSLSTELLKELVFDPQSRPPIPEAIIQAFEAKRQRLVPGYGPDDGMELVDWLKERILLPDSEWKALRCAAPALEDTALEQKVFRVLPEGAGACLWVAAENAARLGEFYGGIPFRLVGMSEGDEPAIAPPGSTTANGQEGLRTRWLGEWLSFFGPITREEIRTTLGLSDSLLEASLTELIDADLLIEGCLIEGSEDVVFCDSANYEFLLRLRRAQATPPFEPLALSQLPVFLARQQGLLDRSEDLDGLAACLDRLLFLPAAVETWEEEILPARMQRYQPAFLDSILAEGELLWFGQGERKICFAYHQDMDLRAQATPSTTSEPASLEATISGKPHGLDFAALQEATALGAAALNRQIWADVWSSQIHNDGYSALRKGILNQFKLPKVGADGARRARHTRPIHSRRTQLKRMQGALPLAGRWSPLPQIEEAESVIDEEEIRKDRVRLLLDRYGLLFREILLRESEAFQWRSLFRTLRLMELSGELLSGYFFQELPGPQFTTPAGFRRLQNLGQADAAIFWLNATDPISPCGLELEGTKGNYPRRVPGNHLVFRGSELVLTSQRLGRDITFHLPFDDPDLVAVLEVFEHLLTRQFNPLARILVETINGEPAARSVTLDAFRARFDVVPDHRQVTLYRKYR